The following are from one region of the Etheostoma spectabile isolate EspeVRDwgs_2016 chromosome 15, UIUC_Espe_1.0, whole genome shotgun sequence genome:
- the eps8l1a gene encoding epidermal growth factor receptor kinase substrate 8-like protein 1a isoform X1 gives MSASPPPVAPRKHSGVRVMIMPGEQPLPSGLPIYTDFGKEKGASGESNYTPLLNAEREVEILNHCFDDVERFMSRLQQTAEAQSVLNQTRKKKSRKSKKNKDQNGDLLTLKASPPSEEEFVDIFQKIKYSLCLLDRLKSSIAEPDAPELLHPIFVPLRLMVETTGGPGLGASVVSPAMTTGAVSLLQKHLTEEEKQLWTSLGPNWISFWSHLSGSGSSYSPVFLDGWQPQAYNSTGQLFEDPITSQHKQDAFRERRQAQTLHDQAQRTAEGPGAGTYEVEGNGLPPEGERLYCCSYDFVARNSSELSVLQGETLEVIESSKRWWKCRNRFDQIGFVPSNILEPLSALNNTGRDNPVVRRESKKTPIYPRTKYFSYAPPSQLGTSPTAISQMRPQSMVLPSTTTQKENSERVLKMNDELHRRLASKRDSVRPLVVPRTTDTSSLLNYHSSSAEVEAWLTAKGFSQLTVQTLGILNGAQLFSLNKEELRTVSPEEGARAYSQIMVQKALLEDVHNASELETVMEKQKLKVDLKSESDVM, from the exons ATGTCTGCATCGCCGCCTCCGGTGGCCCCTAGGAAGCATTCAGGTGTCAGAGTCATGATAATGCCGGGAGAGCAGCCTCTTCCTAGTGGCCTGCCCATCTACACAGATTTTGGCAAAG AAAAGGGTGCCAGTGGGGAGTCAAATTATACACCTCTATTGAATGCAGAGAGAGAAGTG GAGATTCTGAACCACTGCTTTGACGATGTGGAGCGATTCATGTCACGTTTGCAGCAGACGGCTGAGGCCCAGAGTGTTCTCAACCAAAcgaggaagaagaaaagcagaaagagCAAGAAGAATAAGGACCAAAATGGTG ATTTGTTGACCCTGAAAGCTTCTCCTCCATCAGAGGAAGAATTTGTGGACATCTTTCAGAAAATCAAGTACTCCCTCTGTCTTCTG GACCGTCTAAAGTCATCCATCGCAGAGCCTGATGCACcagagctgctccatcccatCTTTGTGCCTCTTCGACTG atggtgGAAACCACTGGAGGGCCAGGGTTAGGTGCATCAGTGGTCAGTCCTGCTATGACCACTGGTGCTGTTTCACTGCTTCAGAAGCACCTGACTGAGGAGGAAAAACAGCTGTGGACTTCCTTAGGACCCAACTGGATTTCATTCTGGTc GCACCTTAGTGGGTCTGGTTCTTCATACTCACCTGTCTTCCTGGATGGGTGGCAGCCTCAGGCCTATAACTCAACTGGCCAGCTTTTTGAAGATCCTATCACGTCGCAGCACAAACAAGATGCTTTCAGAGAACGTAGGCAGGCACAGACTTTACATGACCAAGCTCAAAGGACAGCGGAGGGCCCTGGTGCAGGCACTTATGAAGT AGAAGGAAATGGGCTCCCACCAGAGGGTGAGAGACTTTACTGCTGCAGTTATGACTTTGTGGCGAGAAACAGCAGTGAGCTTTCTGTCCTACAAGGAGAAACACTAGAG GTTATTGAGTCATCAAAGAGATGGTGGAAGTGTCGGAATCGCTTTGACCAGATCGGATTTGTCCCCTCTAATATCCTGGAGCCTCTGTCTGCACTGAATAACACTGGGAGAGACAACCCAGTGGTACGCAGAGAGTCAAAG AAGACGCCTATTTACCCTCGGACCAAGTACTTCTCATATGCTCCTCCAAGCCAACTTGGGACCAGTCCTACCGCTATCAGCCAAATGCGACCACAGAGTATGGTTTTACCATctacaacaacacagaaagaaaacagtgagCGAG TCCTAAAAATGAATGACGAGCTTCATCGGCGGTTAGCTAGTAAAAGAGACTCGGTCCGTCCGCTGGTGGTTCCCCGCACCACTGACACTTCTTCTCTCCTGAACTACCACTCATCGTCTGCCGAGGTGGAGGCCTGGCTCACCGCCAAAGGCTTCAGTCAGCT GACAGTTCAGACTCTGGGCATTTTAAATGGAGCGCAGCTTTTTTCCCTGAATAAGGAGGAACTCCGCACGGTGTCACCAGAAGAAGGTGCAAGAGCCTACAGCCAAATTATGGTGCAGAAGGCCCTCCTCGAG GATGTGCACAACGCCTCTGAACTAGAAACGGTGATGGAGAAGCAAAAGCTGAAGGTTGACCTGAAATCCGAGAGCGATGTAATGTGA
- the eps8l1a gene encoding epidermal growth factor receptor kinase substrate 8-like protein 1a isoform X2, which yields MSASPPPVAPRKHSGVRVMIMPGEQPLPSGLPIYTDFGKEKGASGESNYTPLLNAEREVEILNHCFDDVERFMSRLQQTAEAQSVLNQTRKKKSRKSKKNKDQNGDLLTLKASPPSEEEFVDIFQKIKYSLCLLDRLKSSIAEPDAPELLHPIFVPLRLMVETTGGPGLGASVVSPAMTTGAVSLLQKHLTEEEKQLWTSLGPNWISFCGSGSSYSPVFLDGWQPQAYNSTGQLFEDPITSQHKQDAFRERRQAQTLHDQAQRTAEGPGAGTYEVEGNGLPPEGERLYCCSYDFVARNSSELSVLQGETLEVIESSKRWWKCRNRFDQIGFVPSNILEPLSALNNTGRDNPVVRRESKKTPIYPRTKYFSYAPPSQLGTSPTAISQMRPQSMVLPSTTTQKENSERVLKMNDELHRRLASKRDSVRPLVVPRTTDTSSLLNYHSSSAEVEAWLTAKGFSQLTVQTLGILNGAQLFSLNKEELRTVSPEEGARAYSQIMVQKALLEDVHNASELETVMEKQKLKVDLKSESDVM from the exons ATGTCTGCATCGCCGCCTCCGGTGGCCCCTAGGAAGCATTCAGGTGTCAGAGTCATGATAATGCCGGGAGAGCAGCCTCTTCCTAGTGGCCTGCCCATCTACACAGATTTTGGCAAAG AAAAGGGTGCCAGTGGGGAGTCAAATTATACACCTCTATTGAATGCAGAGAGAGAAGTG GAGATTCTGAACCACTGCTTTGACGATGTGGAGCGATTCATGTCACGTTTGCAGCAGACGGCTGAGGCCCAGAGTGTTCTCAACCAAAcgaggaagaagaaaagcagaaagagCAAGAAGAATAAGGACCAAAATGGTG ATTTGTTGACCCTGAAAGCTTCTCCTCCATCAGAGGAAGAATTTGTGGACATCTTTCAGAAAATCAAGTACTCCCTCTGTCTTCTG GACCGTCTAAAGTCATCCATCGCAGAGCCTGATGCACcagagctgctccatcccatCTTTGTGCCTCTTCGACTG atggtgGAAACCACTGGAGGGCCAGGGTTAGGTGCATCAGTGGTCAGTCCTGCTATGACCACTGGTGCTGTTTCACTGCTTCAGAAGCACCTGACTGAGGAGGAAAAACAGCTGTGGACTTCCTTAGGACCCAACTGGATTTCATTCTG TGGGTCTGGTTCTTCATACTCACCTGTCTTCCTGGATGGGTGGCAGCCTCAGGCCTATAACTCAACTGGCCAGCTTTTTGAAGATCCTATCACGTCGCAGCACAAACAAGATGCTTTCAGAGAACGTAGGCAGGCACAGACTTTACATGACCAAGCTCAAAGGACAGCGGAGGGCCCTGGTGCAGGCACTTATGAAGT AGAAGGAAATGGGCTCCCACCAGAGGGTGAGAGACTTTACTGCTGCAGTTATGACTTTGTGGCGAGAAACAGCAGTGAGCTTTCTGTCCTACAAGGAGAAACACTAGAG GTTATTGAGTCATCAAAGAGATGGTGGAAGTGTCGGAATCGCTTTGACCAGATCGGATTTGTCCCCTCTAATATCCTGGAGCCTCTGTCTGCACTGAATAACACTGGGAGAGACAACCCAGTGGTACGCAGAGAGTCAAAG AAGACGCCTATTTACCCTCGGACCAAGTACTTCTCATATGCTCCTCCAAGCCAACTTGGGACCAGTCCTACCGCTATCAGCCAAATGCGACCACAGAGTATGGTTTTACCATctacaacaacacagaaagaaaacagtgagCGAG TCCTAAAAATGAATGACGAGCTTCATCGGCGGTTAGCTAGTAAAAGAGACTCGGTCCGTCCGCTGGTGGTTCCCCGCACCACTGACACTTCTTCTCTCCTGAACTACCACTCATCGTCTGCCGAGGTGGAGGCCTGGCTCACCGCCAAAGGCTTCAGTCAGCT GACAGTTCAGACTCTGGGCATTTTAAATGGAGCGCAGCTTTTTTCCCTGAATAAGGAGGAACTCCGCACGGTGTCACCAGAAGAAGGTGCAAGAGCCTACAGCCAAATTATGGTGCAGAAGGCCCTCCTCGAG GATGTGCACAACGCCTCTGAACTAGAAACGGTGATGGAGAAGCAAAAGCTGAAGGTTGACCTGAAATCCGAGAGCGATGTAATGTGA
- the eps8l1a gene encoding epidermal growth factor receptor kinase substrate 8-like protein 1a isoform X3, whose amino-acid sequence MSASPPPVAPRKHSGVRVMIMPGEQPLPSGLPIYTDFGKEKGASGESNYTPLLNAEREVEILNHCFDDVERFMSRLQQTAEAQSVLNQTRKKKSRKSKKNKDQNDLLTLKASPPSEEEFVDIFQKIKYSLCLLDRLKSSIAEPDAPELLHPIFVPLRLMVETTGGPGLGASVVSPAMTTGAVSLLQKHLTEEEKQLWTSLGPNWISFCGSGSSYSPVFLDGWQPQAYNSTGQLFEDPITSQHKQDAFRERRQAQTLHDQAQRTAEGPGAGTYEVEGNGLPPEGERLYCCSYDFVARNSSELSVLQGETLEVIESSKRWWKCRNRFDQIGFVPSNILEPLSALNNTGRDNPVVRRESKKTPIYPRTKYFSYAPPSQLGTSPTAISQMRPQSMVLPSTTTQKENSERVLKMNDELHRRLASKRDSVRPLVVPRTTDTSSLLNYHSSSAEVEAWLTAKGFSQLTVQTLGILNGAQLFSLNKEELRTVSPEEGARAYSQIMVQKALLEDVHNASELETVMEKQKLKVDLKSESDVM is encoded by the exons ATGTCTGCATCGCCGCCTCCGGTGGCCCCTAGGAAGCATTCAGGTGTCAGAGTCATGATAATGCCGGGAGAGCAGCCTCTTCCTAGTGGCCTGCCCATCTACACAGATTTTGGCAAAG AAAAGGGTGCCAGTGGGGAGTCAAATTATACACCTCTATTGAATGCAGAGAGAGAAGTG GAGATTCTGAACCACTGCTTTGACGATGTGGAGCGATTCATGTCACGTTTGCAGCAGACGGCTGAGGCCCAGAGTGTTCTCAACCAAAcgaggaagaagaaaagcagaaagagCAAGAAGAATAAGGACCAAAATG ATTTGTTGACCCTGAAAGCTTCTCCTCCATCAGAGGAAGAATTTGTGGACATCTTTCAGAAAATCAAGTACTCCCTCTGTCTTCTG GACCGTCTAAAGTCATCCATCGCAGAGCCTGATGCACcagagctgctccatcccatCTTTGTGCCTCTTCGACTG atggtgGAAACCACTGGAGGGCCAGGGTTAGGTGCATCAGTGGTCAGTCCTGCTATGACCACTGGTGCTGTTTCACTGCTTCAGAAGCACCTGACTGAGGAGGAAAAACAGCTGTGGACTTCCTTAGGACCCAACTGGATTTCATTCTG TGGGTCTGGTTCTTCATACTCACCTGTCTTCCTGGATGGGTGGCAGCCTCAGGCCTATAACTCAACTGGCCAGCTTTTTGAAGATCCTATCACGTCGCAGCACAAACAAGATGCTTTCAGAGAACGTAGGCAGGCACAGACTTTACATGACCAAGCTCAAAGGACAGCGGAGGGCCCTGGTGCAGGCACTTATGAAGT AGAAGGAAATGGGCTCCCACCAGAGGGTGAGAGACTTTACTGCTGCAGTTATGACTTTGTGGCGAGAAACAGCAGTGAGCTTTCTGTCCTACAAGGAGAAACACTAGAG GTTATTGAGTCATCAAAGAGATGGTGGAAGTGTCGGAATCGCTTTGACCAGATCGGATTTGTCCCCTCTAATATCCTGGAGCCTCTGTCTGCACTGAATAACACTGGGAGAGACAACCCAGTGGTACGCAGAGAGTCAAAG AAGACGCCTATTTACCCTCGGACCAAGTACTTCTCATATGCTCCTCCAAGCCAACTTGGGACCAGTCCTACCGCTATCAGCCAAATGCGACCACAGAGTATGGTTTTACCATctacaacaacacagaaagaaaacagtgagCGAG TCCTAAAAATGAATGACGAGCTTCATCGGCGGTTAGCTAGTAAAAGAGACTCGGTCCGTCCGCTGGTGGTTCCCCGCACCACTGACACTTCTTCTCTCCTGAACTACCACTCATCGTCTGCCGAGGTGGAGGCCTGGCTCACCGCCAAAGGCTTCAGTCAGCT GACAGTTCAGACTCTGGGCATTTTAAATGGAGCGCAGCTTTTTTCCCTGAATAAGGAGGAACTCCGCACGGTGTCACCAGAAGAAGGTGCAAGAGCCTACAGCCAAATTATGGTGCAGAAGGCCCTCCTCGAG GATGTGCACAACGCCTCTGAACTAGAAACGGTGATGGAGAAGCAAAAGCTGAAGGTTGACCTGAAATCCGAGAGCGATGTAATGTGA
- the eps8l1a gene encoding epidermal growth factor receptor kinase substrate 8-like protein 1a isoform X4 yields the protein MSASPPPVAPRKHSGVRVMIMPGEQPLPSGLPIYTDFGKEKGASGESNYTPLLNAEREVEILNHCFDDVERFMSRLQQTAEAQSVLNQTRKKKSRKSKKNKDQNGDLLTLKASPPSEEEFVDIFQKIKYSLCLLDRLKSSIAEPDAPELLHPIFVPLRLMVETTGGPGLGASVVSPAMTTGAVSLLQKHLTEEEKQLWTSLGPNWISFCGSGSSYSPVFLDGWQPQAYNSTGQLFEDPITSQHKQDAFRERRQAQTLHDQAQRTAEGPGAGTYEVEGNGLPPEGERLYCCSYDFVARNSSELSVLQGETLEVIESSKRWWKCRNRFDQIGFVPSNILEPLSALNNTGRDNPVVRRESKTPIYPRTKYFSYAPPSQLGTSPTAISQMRPQSMVLPSTTTQKENSERVLKMNDELHRRLASKRDSVRPLVVPRTTDTSSLLNYHSSSAEVEAWLTAKGFSQLTVQTLGILNGAQLFSLNKEELRTVSPEEGARAYSQIMVQKALLEDVHNASELETVMEKQKLKVDLKSESDVM from the exons ATGTCTGCATCGCCGCCTCCGGTGGCCCCTAGGAAGCATTCAGGTGTCAGAGTCATGATAATGCCGGGAGAGCAGCCTCTTCCTAGTGGCCTGCCCATCTACACAGATTTTGGCAAAG AAAAGGGTGCCAGTGGGGAGTCAAATTATACACCTCTATTGAATGCAGAGAGAGAAGTG GAGATTCTGAACCACTGCTTTGACGATGTGGAGCGATTCATGTCACGTTTGCAGCAGACGGCTGAGGCCCAGAGTGTTCTCAACCAAAcgaggaagaagaaaagcagaaagagCAAGAAGAATAAGGACCAAAATGGTG ATTTGTTGACCCTGAAAGCTTCTCCTCCATCAGAGGAAGAATTTGTGGACATCTTTCAGAAAATCAAGTACTCCCTCTGTCTTCTG GACCGTCTAAAGTCATCCATCGCAGAGCCTGATGCACcagagctgctccatcccatCTTTGTGCCTCTTCGACTG atggtgGAAACCACTGGAGGGCCAGGGTTAGGTGCATCAGTGGTCAGTCCTGCTATGACCACTGGTGCTGTTTCACTGCTTCAGAAGCACCTGACTGAGGAGGAAAAACAGCTGTGGACTTCCTTAGGACCCAACTGGATTTCATTCTG TGGGTCTGGTTCTTCATACTCACCTGTCTTCCTGGATGGGTGGCAGCCTCAGGCCTATAACTCAACTGGCCAGCTTTTTGAAGATCCTATCACGTCGCAGCACAAACAAGATGCTTTCAGAGAACGTAGGCAGGCACAGACTTTACATGACCAAGCTCAAAGGACAGCGGAGGGCCCTGGTGCAGGCACTTATGAAGT AGAAGGAAATGGGCTCCCACCAGAGGGTGAGAGACTTTACTGCTGCAGTTATGACTTTGTGGCGAGAAACAGCAGTGAGCTTTCTGTCCTACAAGGAGAAACACTAGAG GTTATTGAGTCATCAAAGAGATGGTGGAAGTGTCGGAATCGCTTTGACCAGATCGGATTTGTCCCCTCTAATATCCTGGAGCCTCTGTCTGCACTGAATAACACTGGGAGAGACAACCCAGTGGTACGCAGAGAGTCAAAG ACGCCTATTTACCCTCGGACCAAGTACTTCTCATATGCTCCTCCAAGCCAACTTGGGACCAGTCCTACCGCTATCAGCCAAATGCGACCACAGAGTATGGTTTTACCATctacaacaacacagaaagaaaacagtgagCGAG TCCTAAAAATGAATGACGAGCTTCATCGGCGGTTAGCTAGTAAAAGAGACTCGGTCCGTCCGCTGGTGGTTCCCCGCACCACTGACACTTCTTCTCTCCTGAACTACCACTCATCGTCTGCCGAGGTGGAGGCCTGGCTCACCGCCAAAGGCTTCAGTCAGCT GACAGTTCAGACTCTGGGCATTTTAAATGGAGCGCAGCTTTTTTCCCTGAATAAGGAGGAACTCCGCACGGTGTCACCAGAAGAAGGTGCAAGAGCCTACAGCCAAATTATGGTGCAGAAGGCCCTCCTCGAG GATGTGCACAACGCCTCTGAACTAGAAACGGTGATGGAGAAGCAAAAGCTGAAGGTTGACCTGAAATCCGAGAGCGATGTAATGTGA